Proteins found in one Tsukamurella paurometabola DSM 20162 genomic segment:
- a CDS encoding carboxylesterase/lipase family protein, translated as MIDVTGNFARRQFILSGAVWASVVLGLAACGSNLRKSDDDGPVEVAVEAGRIRGTTETGVGVFRGIPYAAAPTGDLRFKAPVPARAWQGVRDANRFGPMPPAGDPQRNEPSLDVGITNGGDEWLTLNVWTTNAGGSRPDLPVLVWIHGGGYTTGTSADARYNGAALAKRGVVVVTCNYRVGVEGFAQISGAPANRGLLDQIEVLRWVRDNISVFGGDPGNVTIFGQSAGAGSIACLLTSPLARGLYRRAIAESVPGDLFSGALAEEIGGAIAQQLGVRPSIEELARFAPAALAEAARSTRRDQWGARAVMTTGFAPVIDSVSLPESPWRALARGVARDVPLIVGHTQHEYNSQILQKGGFGAVSATDVDEVLGLVPGGADAYRRGYPELDDAHLYEVASSDLIFRMPSLHLAQAHTGAGGTTYLYEFLYNTKGAGSGHMAELPLVFGTVESSAAGVALYGKPAPDSALSLAEEIQSRWVSFARGGDPGWPAYTPAEKLTRNFDAASSTGRYRETVSDDIWNGTNFDPIVIES; from the coding sequence GTGATCGATGTGACTGGCAATTTCGCGCGGCGGCAGTTCATCCTTTCCGGCGCAGTGTGGGCGTCGGTGGTGTTGGGCCTGGCCGCATGTGGCAGCAACCTCCGAAAGTCCGATGATGACGGTCCGGTCGAGGTAGCGGTTGAGGCCGGACGGATTCGCGGAACCACGGAGACTGGTGTCGGGGTGTTTCGAGGTATTCCCTATGCGGCGGCCCCGACGGGAGATCTGCGTTTCAAGGCCCCCGTTCCGGCTCGCGCGTGGCAGGGGGTTCGTGACGCCAACCGGTTCGGGCCGATGCCACCGGCAGGTGACCCGCAGCGTAATGAGCCGTCGTTGGACGTCGGAATCACGAACGGGGGAGATGAATGGCTCACGCTGAACGTGTGGACCACCAACGCCGGAGGTTCTCGACCCGACCTGCCGGTACTGGTGTGGATTCACGGGGGTGGCTACACGACGGGGACCTCAGCTGATGCGCGGTACAACGGTGCGGCCCTGGCCAAACGAGGTGTCGTCGTGGTCACGTGCAACTACCGGGTCGGTGTGGAAGGGTTCGCGCAGATCAGTGGTGCCCCCGCGAACAGGGGTCTGCTCGATCAAATCGAAGTCCTGCGCTGGGTACGCGACAACATTTCCGTATTCGGTGGAGATCCGGGAAACGTCACGATCTTCGGACAGTCGGCCGGAGCAGGCTCGATCGCCTGCCTTCTGACATCACCGCTTGCCCGTGGGCTCTACCGCCGCGCCATCGCGGAGAGTGTGCCCGGTGACCTCTTTTCCGGAGCGCTTGCCGAGGAGATCGGAGGGGCTATCGCGCAGCAGCTCGGCGTGCGCCCCAGCATCGAGGAACTGGCGCGCTTCGCTCCGGCTGCGCTGGCGGAGGCCGCGCGGTCCACACGCCGAGACCAGTGGGGAGCCCGGGCAGTGATGACCACGGGATTCGCTCCCGTGATCGACTCCGTATCGTTGCCCGAGTCGCCGTGGCGCGCGTTGGCGCGTGGCGTGGCCCGCGATGTGCCGCTCATCGTCGGGCACACCCAGCATGAGTACAACAGCCAGATACTTCAAAAAGGTGGATTCGGCGCGGTGTCTGCAACGGATGTCGACGAGGTGCTCGGTCTCGTTCCGGGCGGCGCAGATGCCTATCGCCGTGGATATCCTGAGCTCGATGACGCGCACCTCTACGAAGTCGCTTCTTCGGATCTGATTTTCAGGATGCCCAGTTTGCATCTCGCTCAGGCTCATACAGGAGCGGGAGGTACCACGTACCTCTATGAGTTCCTCTACAACACCAAGGGGGCTGGTTCTGGCCATATGGCTGAGCTGCCACTGGTGTTCGGTACGGTCGAGAGTTCGGCGGCAGGCGTAGCGCTCTACGGTAAGCCCGCGCCGGACAGTGCGCTCTCTCTGGCCGAGGAGATTCAGAGTAGGTGGGTGTCGTTCGCGCGCGGTGGCGACCCCGGATGGCCGGCGTACACTCCGGCTGAGAAGCTGACGCGGAATTTCGATGCCGCATCCAGCACCGGGCGGTATCGCGAAACAGTGTCCGACGACATCTGGAACGGGACGAATTTCGACCCGATCGTTATCGAGTCATGA
- a CDS encoding IclR family transcriptional regulator: MKKVRVDSRPTDRPTYAIASVDNALRLLLILRDVGALRVSTAATELGVADSTAHRLLNMLVFRGFAVQGPDKQYMPGPALGVPPASSGWLRALDAIARPHLDELATATGETANLVVRVGTHIRFVYSAEGHRLLRIGDRRGHVMDAGISAAGQILLLDCAEDELRDLYLDPSTRTRDRQNSTPVTPPLTDVEFSELLTRLAAVRRSDFAVNLERTEHGVAAFGAAIRTPQGRILAAATLTMPTVRYRENLHDGTLSKLITAARAISTDLAGFGEVQ; the protein is encoded by the coding sequence ATGAAGAAGGTTCGGGTCGACAGCCGACCCACCGACAGGCCGACTTACGCGATCGCCTCCGTTGATAACGCACTCCGACTGCTTCTCATTCTCCGCGACGTCGGCGCGCTGCGAGTCAGTACTGCGGCCACCGAACTCGGTGTTGCCGATTCCACCGCACACCGCCTTTTGAACATGCTGGTTTTCCGGGGATTCGCGGTACAGGGGCCCGACAAGCAGTACATGCCGGGGCCCGCACTCGGCGTGCCACCGGCATCATCGGGATGGCTGCGTGCGCTCGACGCTATCGCGCGGCCACATCTCGACGAATTGGCGACCGCAACCGGAGAGACAGCGAATCTGGTCGTCCGGGTCGGGACTCACATACGCTTCGTCTACAGCGCCGAGGGTCACCGGCTACTCCGAATCGGCGATCGACGAGGCCACGTCATGGACGCCGGGATATCTGCCGCCGGACAGATTCTCCTCCTCGATTGCGCGGAGGACGAGCTCCGCGATCTGTATCTCGACCCGTCGACACGCACCAGGGATCGACAGAACTCCACTCCGGTCACACCACCGTTGACCGACGTAGAGTTCTCCGAACTACTGACGCGCCTCGCGGCCGTTCGCCGATCCGATTTCGCCGTCAACCTGGAGAGGACCGAACACGGCGTCGCCGCGTTCGGCGCCGCGATTCGTACACCTCAGGGGAGGATCCTCGCCGCCGCGACCCTCACCATGCCCACCGTGAGATACAGGGAGAATCTTCACGACGGCACCCTATCGAAATTGATCACCGCCGCCCGCGCCATATCCACCGACCTCGCCGGGTTCGGCGAGGTTCAGTGA
- a CDS encoding NADP-dependent oxidoreductase, with protein sequence MRVIGFEHPGGPEVLRWFDVPEPAVRPGQVKVRVVAAAVNPSDVVARAGVFHERYSSIAPPFVPGWDAAGVVVESAHPAWRTGDDVVAVTLPVFDGGGAYAERIVVNAASVAAKPAELSFEEAATFPMNGLTALLALDDADVDAGSTLAVSGAAGAVGGLVVELAARRGVTVIADAADTDVSLVRGFGADRTIPRGPGFGAAVRAVIPKGVDAVVDAALLRDEAVPAVRDGGIHVSLRTPEAGGGMSAPDRRITVRYPVVAAAVADGQRLRALMELAATGAISARVADVLPAGSASEAHRRLESGGLRGRLVLRFDQ encoded by the coding sequence ATGCGCGTCATCGGATTCGAGCACCCCGGTGGTCCGGAGGTGCTGCGGTGGTTCGACGTCCCAGAACCGGCGGTCCGGCCGGGGCAGGTGAAGGTCCGGGTGGTGGCGGCTGCGGTGAACCCGTCGGATGTTGTTGCGCGAGCAGGAGTCTTTCACGAGCGCTACTCGTCGATCGCACCTCCGTTCGTCCCCGGGTGGGATGCCGCCGGCGTCGTCGTGGAGTCGGCGCACCCGGCCTGGCGGACCGGCGATGACGTCGTGGCCGTGACGCTGCCGGTATTCGACGGCGGTGGTGCGTACGCCGAGCGGATCGTGGTGAACGCGGCATCGGTCGCGGCGAAGCCCGCCGAGTTGAGCTTCGAGGAGGCCGCCACCTTTCCGATGAACGGGCTGACCGCACTACTCGCGCTCGATGATGCCGACGTGGACGCCGGATCGACACTCGCGGTGAGCGGGGCCGCCGGTGCGGTCGGGGGCCTCGTCGTGGAACTGGCAGCACGACGAGGAGTGACGGTGATCGCGGACGCAGCCGACACGGATGTCTCGCTCGTGCGCGGTTTCGGGGCTGATCGGACGATTCCGCGCGGGCCCGGCTTCGGGGCAGCCGTTCGCGCGGTGATTCCGAAAGGTGTGGATGCCGTCGTCGACGCCGCACTGCTGCGGGACGAGGCCGTTCCGGCCGTGCGGGACGGGGGTATTCACGTGAGCCTCCGCACTCCGGAGGCGGGTGGCGGCATGTCCGCTCCTGATCGGCGGATTACGGTGCGCTACCCGGTGGTCGCGGCTGCGGTCGCCGATGGTCAGCGACTGCGTGCACTGATGGAACTCGCGGCCACCGGTGCCATCAGCGCGCGTGTCGCCGATGTACTGCCCGCTGGCTCCGCTAGCGAGGCGCATCGCAGGCTCGAGAGCGGCGGCCTCCGAGGGAGATTGGTGCTGCGGTTCGATCAGTAG